DNA from Drosophila busckii strain San Diego stock center, stock number 13000-0081.31 chromosome 2R, ASM1175060v1, whole genome shotgun sequence:
aaaaacaacaaagacaacaactGTGCGGGCTTTGAAGCTAACTGCAGCCTCAGTTCATTGTCGCTTACTTGAAGaatctaaaaataacaacaacaactcaataTAATAAGTAAGTGAAGAAAACTTTCCCTGTTTAGTCTCAAGTATTTCTAACGAAACCAAAAGTTTACGAAATGTTTTTCTCCTCACAGCTTCAGTTGAAGTGTCGAGCTTGGGGGCGTTGCAAGTTTTCCACTTTAGTTTTTTCTTATGATAATTAGGCCAAAATGCCTGTTGGAATTTGTTCAGCTTCAGCGCCAGATTCAGCCAAGCAAGTTTCTTTTTGCatcatttttttgtagtttgtttCTTTTCGTTTTCGGTGCTCGTTGACATGATTCACAGCTTAAACAATTCGAATAACGtaaaaaaaagcgaaattgGGTCAAATTCTTGTGGGTCTTTTGTTTATTCTAATGTATGTAAAGAAGACAATGTCGCCACAGAAGTAGAACTCGTTCGAGCTGCTGCCAGCTCCAAGTCTTTTTTGTGTCAActaattgcagctttaattgaCCGCATTTAACCTCGACCTAACTGCAACCGTTGGCCATGTTAATGactatatttaaagctaaatataaCTTGCCAAAGAACAGTTGTAGCCAACGGGCCAGAAATTGTTAactatatgtttgtatgtgtgtgtgtgtgtgtgaatttgttCTAAATACGTTTTAGTTAACGGGAAAGTTGCTCCATGTCGAGttaaaacatacacacacgaaCATACTTGTACTaagtctatgtgtgtgtgtgtgtgtggtaagtCTAGTGCCATCACTTTAATTCATTAGCATCTTTATATTCTACaacatgcacacgcacactaggacttaaaaataagcttaacagtaaatttgctttttgcaaaacaaatgacttaggcaacaaacttacCACCAACAAACGAAAATCCATCTCTGGCCAACAAAACACACTTCACGGCCAAGTTTACAATTGTTAAATAGACCTCCTTCCACTGTTATATGCGCTGCGAAGAAAGCACGATGCGTCAAGTGCAGCAACTGAACTGAGACTGACTGCAAACGTTGAACCTGACTTTGAACTTACCTACAACTTCTTCGCAGAAGAGAGTGGCCAAGAAAACGCCACGAGAGAAAGCAACAATTGCCGAAGAATTTTACATTGTCAGTTTCTGAGAGTGAGAGCTTAGAGTTTATATTTACTAGCGCCATCTGTTGCTTGGTGGTGCAGGCTTAAGAGCGCATAGCCTGCCATAATTTTCTGAAATTGATCTTTTGAGCAGTGAGCAATCTTTTTCCCATAAATGTTTccaactaacaacaataaattgaatggTTGAATAGTTCATACCTTTAATGATATTAATGTAATAAGTTTTTATTCAAAGCTTAGAAAACACAGAAACAAAAAGCGCTGCATAGTAGTTAAACCTTTCAGAGGTTCTCGTTCGTTTACAAAATTGtagaaaatggaaaatatgGCATATTAATTCTATATATCATGAAAATAACACAATAGGGAATTCACACTTCATGTAGTAATGTTGTCAATGACTATAAATCAGGATTAATCTGTGCTATATCCGATTTGCTTCTCCCGATCCAAATGTAGTATTGTAAGCAAATGAAGACGCAGTTCGGTGACATTTTCTAGCATTTCATTGCAAAGCATACATCTAAGAGGCTGCATAGCTCCATCACTTCGAatagattaaattaattaataagcaaagaaATATAATTGGCTTACTCACAAATTGCGCCAATTGTAAAGCtctttgcaattgctttgtaAGCTCAGTAATGTACCCATCTTTTCGTCTTCTAGATCGTATGAGCAATGCATTGGGAATATCGTACGCTTGCCATAAGGCTCCGATGGGGGCTCTAGGTCAGACATATCCTTCCACTTGTAATCTGAATGTGAAACGTGACGTTCAATAAATCTACGATTCTTGTTAAGCAGACTGAGCAGAACAAGGtgataaaagtttaattaataactcGTCAGCAAATCTACAATCAAATGGTTACCGGAAGAGCAAAGCGCGcagttgtttaaaaattagaGCACGGTCGTGCAATCCTGGCAGCGAATACTCATCGCCATCAACATCATATAGCATGCTAACAATATGATAGCGCATTTGATTAATCtgaaaaagaaagcaaaatcCTATAATTATGGTTATGGGAACAGACAACGCAGTCAACACATACGACAGTCAGATCAGCCTTGTCTATAACAACGTCCAAATTGACGACCATGTCATGCTCTTCAAAATACGAATTTAATGTAACCGGATCGTAGCCAAGTCCAGCCAATATGCTGACGTATTTGGTTTTCTCCTTGttacatttgatttgcatgGTCGGGCAAAAGAGCAGTGTCATCAGTGCTCCAAAGCCGTGTATGTTGGGCATCAGTGAGGTGCCACGAGCGTAAAGCCTGTCCCCAGAGTCTGCAATAAACGCAGCAACCATCGTCTGATCGTGCCGATCGTGGGGATCTGTATCCAGAAGCACCGCATTTACCGACTCGTTTCCAATAGTTACTGATTTATGCGCGCCAATGCGCACCAATGCGGATATAGTCGTCTCCAGCGGACTAAAAGGACCTTTTAGACGTACGCTAGTATCGCATCTATCGAGCGGAGGCGGTTCCAAGTCAAGATCCTGGGGTAGCTGGACAAATCGCAAATACTCCTCATTTATATGCTTCTGCTCGACCAACGATACGAAGCGCTTGGTCGCTTGCTTGCGTACGCGAAAATCATGATCCTTGCGTGACATATAGTCCTCGTCGGCACGCCGTGCCCATTGACGCTCCACTAGCTTATCGTTGAGCAATCCCTGCTGCATGTGTATCATGACAGCAGCCACGTTATTGACCAATGAGTAAACCTCAAGCTCAATGATGCCACATCTTGCCACTGAGTCCAACATTTCATCGGCCGCCTTTGGCCAGCTCACTATCGATGCCGGCCGCACAAGTGCTAGTCGACATTCAAACATACGCGGTGGCAACTCATCGAACTCGCTTTTCAGGTCATCTGGCATAAGGCGCAAGAGCTCTATTGGTAGCAACGCCGTGTCGCCATAGTCAATAAAACGAACAAGAAATTTTGGCTGTGATTTCGTCTGCGATTCCACCTTAAGTACTAAGGCACGTTGAAAGCCGCGCCCACGGTTCGCGAGTAGCTGCAATCCTTTTGTAATACTCCTAGCATCACGCACTACattcttcagctgctgcggtgcattaaatatatctGACATACTGGCGATGCTTTCCTTAAGTGCATGTGGTTGAAAGTAAAACTTGCTGCAGTTAACTCTCTATAACGGaaacaaatggaaaaaaatGAGATCAGATAACTtattgctttgcattgttgttcagatcataaaataaaaaaattgatgtGCTTACGTGCGTGATACGTCCTGATATTATCTTATCAAAAACAGACGGTAAGGTGACAAGCTCCACATTCCAGGGCTTTGACGGCGGAATCCAAGTGCATTCACGAACTTCGCCAATCCTATGTTGACGCACATAACGAAGAGCAGTGCTGTGTCTGTAAAAAGGCAATACGTGCAAGGATAAAATGTGGACTTGAAGCATACGATTCAAACCTACTCCATTATGCCTAGTCCCCATAGAGGATTTGCAAGTCTCATGCGCACTGCTTTGTATACCTCGGACATGACGCGACCTGGCGCTTGTGCGGCCATGCTGGACTCGCCATTGTCTGCGCTCTCCTTAAAGGTCACAAACACTTTTTCGGAACCACTTTGGAAGGTGACGTCCATATTATCCCGAGGAATTTTTAACTGCGCAAACAATTCCTTTATGCGTCTTGTATACAGCTCGCCCATCGCTCGCGGCACAAAATTTGAAAAGAATACTGTGCGACAAGGATCGTGGCCACAAATAGTTTGATAGACGCTGCGCTCCTGCTCCACACTCGATTTGTTGGTGCGCACAAAATAGTTGGGATAGAAAGCGCCAGCTATTATCACATTTAGTATAATTGCCTTGTCTTGATCGTTCCAATTTTGGCAGGCCTCGAAGGGCATTACATGTAAATTCATAAGAGCGCAACGCTTTCGCAGCACCTGAACCATCAAATGCATTTCCTTGACTGAGCTTAAGTTGAGGCCAAAGCGGCGCGCCCACTGGCCCTCCGCCTCCTTGAACATTCGATCCTGGCACATGTTCAAATATGCctgaaaataatcaaaaaacgCTCCGTCAGTGGAGAATTTTCAATGAGCTACTGTTTCTTACTTTATAAACTCTCCATATGGCTACCAAATCACTTTCGGAACCATCGCAAAATGTCTGCTGCATCCAAAAAGCATTGTTAATTTCTCCGCGTTTACTAAACAAGAATATAGAGCGTACGCTCATGCCAGCAGCTACAAAATTCAAGCTTATATTACTTTTTGTGAATCTTCATTCGAAAAGCTATCTCACCTATAATTATTGCCTCGTCAAGACAATTGAATATGTAGCCAAGTATGATGAGGCGAGAGAGACGAACATCTAGCGGTAAGCGTGACATAATCTTTCCCCAGTAACTCAGGTCACCATCCAACTCATCGTAAATGCCATCCACTGTTGGAAATAGTGCACCCACCTCTTTCAGTAGCAGCA
Protein-coding regions in this window:
- the LOC108596244 gene encoding probable ATP-dependent RNA helicase spindle-E, which codes for MDNPLDFFDFSKDFKRGVQPKGCITGDKKVLARPTRDSKPLKREISGTEYINKFVEREKKLLDNLVDGSSVSKRHALLDDLDSDEDAAMEELPTVRSDEAYYERFTFDLNRNRSLPIYEHRDEIISAIRENPVVILKGETGCGKSTQVPQYILDEAYKRREYCNIVVTQPRRIAAISIARRVCQERKWQPGTVCSYQVGLHRESDQADTRLLYCTTGVLLNILVKQKTLTHFTHILLDEVHERDQDMDFLLIVVRRLLALNSRHVKVILMSATIDTREFSKYFATSHSQPPIVTASHGRKYPLSKFYRDQLKNIHWKDPVVQMSEPGITPEGYADATKILVVIDNMERKAEGQSQQSYEEAKRIGSVLVFLPGVREIDIMEENIKCATEQYSSSKITIVKCHSLMAPDVQAEVFQPPLPGHRKVILTTNIAESSITVPDVSYVIDFCLVKVLHIDTATNFTSLRLEWASKVNCRQRAGRVGRVRSGRVYRMVTKAFYVHEMKEFGLPEMLRAPLQNAVIRAKLLEMGRPSELLALAMSPPNLSDVQNTVLLLKEVGALFPTVDGIYDELDGDLSYWGKIMSRLPLDVRLSRLIILGYIFNCLDEAIIIAAGMSVRSIFLFSKRGEINNAFWMQQTFCDGSESDLVAIWRVYKAYLNMCQDRMFKEAEGQWARRFGLNLSSVKEMHLMVQVLRKRCALMNLHVMPFEACQNWNDQDKAIILNVIIAGAFYPNYFVRTNKSSVEQERSVYQTICGHDPCRTVFFSNFVPRAMGELYTRRIKELFAQLKIPRDNMDVTFQSGSEKVFVTFKESADNGESSMAAQAPGRVMSEVYKAVRMRLANPLWGLGIMEHSTALRYVRQHRIGEVRECTWIPPSKPWNVELVTLPSVFDKIISGRITHRVNCSKFYFQPHALKESIASMSDIFNAPQQLKNVVRDARSITKGLQLLANRGRGFQRALVLKVESQTKSQPKFLVRFIDYGDTALLPIELLRLMPDDLKSEFDELPPRMFECRLALVRPASIVSWPKAADEMLDSVARCGIIELEVYSLVNNVAAVMIHMQQGLLNDKLVERQWARRADEDYMSRKDHDFRVRKQATKRFVSLVEQKHINEEYLRFVQLPQDLDLEPPPLDRCDTSVRLKGPFSPLETTISALVRIGAHKSVTIGNESVNAVLLDTDPHDRHDQTMVAAFIADSGDRLYARGTSLMPNIHGFGALMTLLFCPTMQIKCNKEKTKYVSILAGLGYDPVTLNSYFEEHDMVVNLDVVIDKADLTVINQMRYHIVSMLYDVDGDEYSLPGLHDRALIFKQLRALLFRLLNKNRRFIERHVSHSDYKWKDMSDLEPPSEPYGKRTIFPMHCSYDLEDEKMGTLLSLQSNCKELYNWRNFDGAMQPLRCMLCNEMLENVTELRLHLLTILHLDREKQIGYSTD